The following coding sequences are from one Stigmatopora nigra isolate UIUO_SnigA chromosome 10, RoL_Snig_1.1, whole genome shotgun sequence window:
- the cers5 gene encoding ceramide synthase 5 isoform X1: MAALSAWFWNERFWLPHNVTWADLTDRAPGVEYPKAGHLLAALPLAVGMFAVRILFERFVASRCARSLHVYPKVEQRVQPNAVLEKVFTSLTKNPNSHQMEGLSKQLDWDVRKVQRWFRQRRNQEKPGTHVKFCESMWRFTFYFCIFTYGFGFLWRSPWLWDTRHCWYGYPYQVLTPALYRYYLTELAFYWSLMFSQFIDIRRKDFLAMFVHHLATVGLISFSYANNMVRVGTLVMCVHDAADILLEVGKMAHYAKYQRICDLLFVLFSLTFFVTRLVVFPIWVLNSTLFESWRIVGPFPSWWLFNFLLLVLQFLHIIWSYLIARIAIKTMRGKECNDVRSDVESSSEEEMTTTPLQKGENGINGHCANTVRSRLHETPT, from the exons ATGGCTGCTCTTTCAGCCTGGTTCTGGAACGAGAGGTTCTGGTTGCCGCACAACGTGACTTGGGCGGATCTCACCGACCGGGCTCCCGGGGTGGAGTACCCCAAAGCCGGACACTTGTTGGCCGCCCTCCCGCTGGCCGTGGGGATGTTCGCCGTCAGGATACTCTTTGAGAG ATTTGTGGCCAGTCGGTGTGCTAGGAGCCTCCATGTTTACCCCAAGGTGGAACAAAGAGTTCAACCCAACGCGGTTCTGGAAAAAGTCTTTACGTCCCTCACCAAG AATCCAAACTCGCACCAAATGGAAGGCCTCTCCAAGCAGCTGGATTGGGACGTTCGCAAGGTCCAACGGTGGTTCCGACAACGCAGGAACCAAGAAAAACCCGGCACGCACGTCAAGTTCTGCGAAAGCAT GTGGAGGTTTACATtctatttttgcatatttaccTATGGCTTTGGGTTTCTTTGGCGG AGTCCGTGGTTGTGGGACACGCGGCATTGCTGGTATGGTTACCCTTATCAG GTATTGACACCTGCGCTTTACCGCTACTACTTGACAGAGCTGGCCTTCTACTGGTCGCTCATGTTCTCTCAGTTTATTGACATTCGAAGGAAG GACTTCCTGGCCATGTTTGTTCATCACCTGGCAACGGTGGGCCTGATCAGCTTCTCTTACGCCAACAACATGGTGCGGGTAGGCACCCTGGTTATGTGCGTGCACGACGCCGCCGACATCCTGCTCGAG GTAGGCAAAATGGCCCACTATGCCAAGTATCAGCGTATCTGCGACCTCCTTTTCGTGCTATTCAGCCTGACCTTCTTCGTCACCCGCCTCGTGGTCTTTCCAATTTG GGTCCTCAACTCCACCTTGTTCGAGAGCTGGCGGATCGTGGGTCCCTTCCCATCTTGGTGGCTTTTCAACTTCCTCCTGCTTGTGCTACAGTTTCTGCACATCATCTGGTCATACCTCATTGCCCGCATCGCCATCAAAACCATGAGGGGCAAG GAATGCAACGACGTACGCAGTGACGTGGAGAGCAGCTCCGAAGAAGAGATGACGACGACGCCTCTTCAAAAAGGGGAAAACGGTATCAATGGACATTGCGCCAACACCGTCAGAAGCAGATTGCACGAGACGCCCACGtga
- the cers5 gene encoding ceramide synthase 5 isoform X2 — protein MAALSAWFWNERFWLPHNVTWADLTDRAPGVEYPKAGHLLAALPLAVGMFAVRILFERFVASRCARSLHVYPKVEQRVQPNAVLEKVFTSLTKNPNSHQMEGLSKQLDWDVRKVQRWFRQRRNQEKPGTHVKFCESMWRFTFYFCIFTYGFGFLWRSPWLWDTRHCWYGYPYQVLTPALYRYYLTELAFYWSLMFSQFIDIRRKDFLAMFVHHLATVGLISFSYANNMVRVGTLVMCVHDAADILLEVGKMAHYAKYQRICDLLFVLFSLTFFVTRLVVFPIWVLNSTLFESWRIVGPFPSWWLFNFLLLVLQFLHIIWSYLIARIAIKTMRGKKLFDSSAYGLRDSIFLSVLVH, from the exons ATGGCTGCTCTTTCAGCCTGGTTCTGGAACGAGAGGTTCTGGTTGCCGCACAACGTGACTTGGGCGGATCTCACCGACCGGGCTCCCGGGGTGGAGTACCCCAAAGCCGGACACTTGTTGGCCGCCCTCCCGCTGGCCGTGGGGATGTTCGCCGTCAGGATACTCTTTGAGAG ATTTGTGGCCAGTCGGTGTGCTAGGAGCCTCCATGTTTACCCCAAGGTGGAACAAAGAGTTCAACCCAACGCGGTTCTGGAAAAAGTCTTTACGTCCCTCACCAAG AATCCAAACTCGCACCAAATGGAAGGCCTCTCCAAGCAGCTGGATTGGGACGTTCGCAAGGTCCAACGGTGGTTCCGACAACGCAGGAACCAAGAAAAACCCGGCACGCACGTCAAGTTCTGCGAAAGCAT GTGGAGGTTTACATtctatttttgcatatttaccTATGGCTTTGGGTTTCTTTGGCGG AGTCCGTGGTTGTGGGACACGCGGCATTGCTGGTATGGTTACCCTTATCAG GTATTGACACCTGCGCTTTACCGCTACTACTTGACAGAGCTGGCCTTCTACTGGTCGCTCATGTTCTCTCAGTTTATTGACATTCGAAGGAAG GACTTCCTGGCCATGTTTGTTCATCACCTGGCAACGGTGGGCCTGATCAGCTTCTCTTACGCCAACAACATGGTGCGGGTAGGCACCCTGGTTATGTGCGTGCACGACGCCGCCGACATCCTGCTCGAG GTAGGCAAAATGGCCCACTATGCCAAGTATCAGCGTATCTGCGACCTCCTTTTCGTGCTATTCAGCCTGACCTTCTTCGTCACCCGCCTCGTGGTCTTTCCAATTTG GGTCCTCAACTCCACCTTGTTCGAGAGCTGGCGGATCGTGGGTCCCTTCCCATCTTGGTGGCTTTTCAACTTCCTCCTGCTTGTGCTACAGTTTCTGCACATCATCTGGTCATACCTCATTGCCCGCATCGCCATCAAAACCATGAGGGGCAAG AAGCTGTTTGATTCTTCTGCCTATGGACTGAGAGACTCCatctttctttctgttttagtgCATTGA
- the cox14 gene encoding cytochrome c oxidase assembly protein COX14 homolog, translating into MVTGKRLADMGYRAFSASMMLLTLYGGYLCTMRGYRYMQRQKELKMSAENQDPELIKD; encoded by the coding sequence ATGGTTACTGGCAAGCGCTTGGCTGACATGGGGTACCGGGCCTTTTCGGCCTCCATGATGTTGCTGACCCTTTATGGAGGCTACCTGTGCACCATGCGTGGCTACCGCTACATGCAAAGGCAAAAGGAGCTGAAAATGAGTGCCGAGAACCAGGATCCGGAGCTAATCAAAGACTGA
- the bcdin3d gene encoding pre-miRNA 5'-monophosphate methyltransferase: MASCVNDDANEGPNEPGAAPYGNFINYYRFNPPDNRLGLIPCSLLADLGYNQLRETTLLLDVGCNSGELSIALYKHLVKTPGKAKVNMLALDLDEILIQRAQETNPLPGNVTFIPMDMTGDCSPLHEHLAGHGSSRFHLTTCLAVTMWIHLNHGDAGFLRFLSRLAELSHHLLLEVQPWKCYGAAARRLRKLGRSDFDHFKSLKLSGDMIEHAKKHLETHCKMDYVQCLGSTAWQRKLLLFKEK; the protein is encoded by the exons ATGGCATCATGCGTAAACGACGATGCCAACGAGGGGCCAAACGAGCCCGGTGCGGCTCCGTATGGAAACTTTATCAACTATTACAGATTTAACCCTCCCGACAATCGCCTGGGTCTAATTCCCTGCTCGCTTCTTGCTGATTTGGGTTACAACCAATTGCGGGAAACGACACTATTGCTGGACGTGGGCTGCAACTCGGGG GAACTAAGTATAGCCCTCTACAAGCATCTGGTGAAGACCCCAGGCAAGGCCAAAGTCAACATGCTGGCTCTAGACCTGGACGAAATCCTTATCCAAAGAGCTCAGGAGACCAACCCTCTCCCGGGTAACGTCACCTTCATTCCTATGGACATGACTGGCGACTGCTCCCCGCTCCACGAGCACCTGGCTGGGCACGGGAGCTCCCGCTTCCACCTCACCACGTGCCTGGCCGTCACTATGTGGATCCACTTGAACCACGGCGATGCTGGTTTCCTCCGCTTTCTCTCCCGCTTGGCCGAACTTAGCCACCACCTGCTGCTGGAGGTGCAGCCGTGGAAGTGTTACGGAGCGGCGGCCCGCAGGCTCCGGAAGCTCGGTCGCTCCGATTTTGATCACTTCAAGAGCCTGAAGTTGTCCGGTGACATGATCGAACATGCCAAGAAACACCTGGAGACACATTGCAAAATGGACTATGTGCAATGCTTGGGTAGCACAGCCTGGCAAAGGAAGTTGTTGCTTTTTAAGGAAAAGTGA
- the ppp4r1l gene encoding serine/threonine-protein phosphatase 4 regulatory subunit 1 yields MAGLSLYFEDGHDDLDDFGFDDYGSECDSIRITAFLDAGQDNLTPLGRLEKYAFSENVFNRQIVARGLLDVLREFSDNENDFISVMETVARMSEDGEPTVRAELMEQVPNIAMFLHESRPNFPAAFSRYLVPIVVRYLTDPNNQVRKTSQAALLVLLEQGLISKADMETKVCPVLLDLTEPRSDDDYKIEAVAIMCKVVTMLSKDTVEQLLLPRFCDLCSDARLFQVRKVCAANFGEFCSIVGQEATENLLIPKFFELCSDSLWGIRKACAECFMMVSNSTLPEVRRTKLSPLFISLISDQSRWVRQAAFQSLGRFISTFANPTSAGLYFRDDGGLLDVSRCTLDSDCSLNSLNCADISSRRMERPITHTPPNQDGRATPSPEHVLAAEEMNYEDNNHSFAHGEGPDNPAYTGNNARNAKDAPHADENFNSFHFWRPPLPDISGELELISCQMGDMIEKKMEESEDEQKEEDFRSISDSMASSSKSTSHQIQMVLDCLQPHMDNPDVQVQVQVLAAALKAAQLDSPSDDSPTESQLMESPEDSDADSPVIESETPDVQSDGDETLAEEEQATESVEETETCPVQEQGDERTQTEPLEDPEEMSPGSPVLVSELIESVEEEETDDSVCEDKPKIQNVIPQQLLDQYLSMTDPARAQTVDTEIAKHCAFSLPGVALTLGRQNWHCLKDTYETLATDVQWKVRRTLAFSIHELAVILGDQLTAADLVPIFNGFLKDLDEVRIGVLKHLYDFLKLLHADKRREYLYQLQEFMVTDNSRNWRFRYELAEQLILIIELYSHYDVYDYLRQIALTLCSDKVSEVRWISYKLVVEILQKLYSSGADDLGVNFINELTVRFCHCPKWVGRQAFAFICQAVVEEDCMPMDQFSQHLLPSLLSLSSDPVANVRVLVAKALRQSVMEKAYFKEASCASSDELEETVMALQSDKDRDVRFFASLDPTKGLTLDTAPLI; encoded by the exons ATGGCAG GTCTATCTTTGTATTTCGAAGACGGCCATGATGATCTGGATGATT TTGGATTTGATGACTATGGTTCAGAGTGCGACAGCATCCGCATCACAGCCTTTCTCGACGCGGGCCAGGACAACTTGACGCCCCTCGGGAGGTTGGAGAAGTACGCTTTCAGTGAAAATGTCTTTAACAG GCAGATCGTGGCTCGTGGGCTGCTCGATGTGCTTCGCGAATTCAGCGATAATGAAAATGACTTCATCAGTGTCATGGAGACAGTTGCTAGAATGTCTGAAGATGGAG AGCCGACCGTACGAGCCGAGCTGATGGAGCAGGTCCCCAACATTGCCATGTTTTTGCACGAGAGTCGGCCCAACTTCCCCGCCGCTTTCTCCAGATACTTAGTACCTATAGTGGTGCGCTATCTAACCGATCCCAATAACCAG GTGCGAAAGACCAGTCAGGCGGCACTGCTGGTGCTGTTGGAGCAGGGCCTCATCTCAAAGGCCGACATGGAGACCAAAGTTTGTCCAGTTCTGCTGGATCTCACCGAACCTAGAAGTGATGACGATTACAAGATTGAGGCGGTTGCT ATCATGTGTAAAGTGGTGACCATGCTAAGCAAAGACACAGTGGAGCAGCTCCTACTGCCCCGCTTCTGCGATTTGTGCAGTGACGCCAGACTCTTTCAAGTTCGGAAG GTCTGCGCGGCCAATTTTGGGGAGTTCTGTTCAATTGTGGGTCAGGAAGCCACAGAAAACCTATTG ATTCCCAAGTTCTTTGAACTGTGCTCGGACAGCTTGTGGGGCATCAGGAAAGCCTGCGCCGAGTGCTTCATGATGGTCTCAAATTCTACCTTGCCGGAAGTGCGGCGTACAAAGTTGTCCCCACTCTTCATCAGCCTCATCAGTGATCAGTCTCGCTGG GTGCGACAGGCTGCTTTTCAGTCTCTGGGTCGATTCATCTCCACTTTTGCCAACCCAACCAGTGCAGGCCTCTACTTCAGAGATGATGGAGGGCTACTGGATGTTTCTAGGTGCACGTTAGACAG CGACTGCTCCTTGAACTCCCTCAACTGCGCTGACATCAGCAGCCGTCGCATGGAAAGGCCAATCACTCACACGCCGCCCAACCAGGACGGCCGGGCCACACCTTCGCCAGAGCATGTGCTGGCAGCCGAGGAGATGAACTACGAAGACAACAACCACAGCTTTGCTCACGGAGAGGGACCAGACAACCCAGCCTACACCGGCAACAACGCTAGGAACGCCAAAGATGCCCCACATGCGGACGAGAACTTTAACTCCTTCCACTTTTGGAGGCCGCCCCTACCGGATATCAGCGGGGAATTGGAATTGATCAGCTGCCAAATGGGGGACATGATTGAGAAGAAGATGGAGGAGAGCGAAGATGAGCAGAAAGAAGAAGACTTCAGGAGCATTTCCGATTCCATGGCTAGTTCGAGTAAAAGTACCAGTCACCAGATCCAGATGGTTTTGGACTGTTTGCAGCCACATATGGACAACCCCGATGTCCAAG TTCAAGTTCAGGTTTTGGCAGCGGCTCTGAAGGCCGCTCAGCTTGACAGCCCGTCCGACGACAGTCCCACGGAAAGCCAGCTGATGGAGTCGCCCGAGGACAGCGATGCCGACAGTCCGGTTATCGAGAGCGAAACGCCTGACGTTCAGTCCGACGGCGACGAGACTCTCGCGGAAGAGGAACAAGCGACGGAAAGCGTTGAAGAGACTGAAACGTGTCCGGTCCAGGAGCAAGGAGATGAGAGGACACAGACGGAACCGTTGGAGGATCCGGAAGAGATGTCACCTGGCTCCCCAGTTTTG GTATCCGAACTAATTGAAAGTGTGGAGGAAGAGGAAACCGATGACTCGGTGTGCGAAGACAAACCTAAAATCCAG AATGTAATTCCCCAGCAGCTGTTGGATCAGTACCTCTCCATGACGGACCCAGCGCGAGCTCAGACGGTGGATACGGAGATAGCGAAACACTGCGCCTTCAGTCTGCCAGGTGTCGCTCTCACTTTGGGTCGGCAGAACTGGCACTGCCTCAAAGACACGTACGAAACGTTAGCCACTGATGTGCAG TGGAAAGTGCGCCGAACACTGGCGTTCTCCATCCATGAACTGGCAGTCATTCTCGGCGACCAGCTGACCGCGGCGGACTTGGTTCCCATTTTTAATGGTTTTCTCAAGGACCTGGACGAGGTCCGGATCGGTGTCCTCAAGCACCTCTATGACTTTCTCAAG TTGCTCCATGCAGACAAAAGGAGAGAATACTTGTACCAGCTGCAAGAGTTCATGGTGACTGACAACAGTCGCAACTGGAGGTTCCGATACGAACTGGCAGA GCAGCTCATCCTGATCATTGAATTGTACAGCCACTACGATGTCTACGACTACCTCAGGCAGATCGCACTCACGCTTTGCTCCGATAAGGTCTCAGAAGTCAGGTGGATCTCGTACAAGTTG GTGGTGGAGATCCTCCAGAAGTTATACTCGAGTGGTGCCGACGATTTAGGGGTGAACTTCATCAACGAGCTTACCGTCAGGTTCTGCCATTGTCCCAAGTGGGTCGGACGGCAAGCTTTCGCCTTCATCTGTCAG GCGGTCGTAGAGGAAGACTGCATGCCCATGGATCAGTTCAGCCAGCACCTTCTCCCCAGCCTGCTCAGCCTCTCGTCAGACCCAGTGGCCAATGTACGAGTTTTGGTGGCCAAGGCCCTTCGCCAGAGTGTGATGGAAAAAG CCTACTTCAAAGAGGCGAGCTGTGCCTCCTCAGACGAGCTGGAAGAAACGGTGATGGCGCTCCAGTCGGACAAAGATCGTGACGTACGCTTCTTTGCCAGCCTTGACCCCACCAAAGGCCTGACCCTGGATACAGCCCCCCTCATCTAA
- the rab22a gene encoding ras-related protein Rab-22A, translated as MTLRELKVCLLGDTGVGKSSIVWRFVEDGFDPNINPTIGASFMTKTVQYQNELHKFLIWDTAGQERFRALAPMYYRGSAAAIIVYDITKEESFQTLKNWVKELRQHGPPNIVVAIAGNKCDLNDAREVLEKDAKDYADTILAIFVETSAKNAVNINEVFIEISKRIPVADGGLGTSGKGFKLGRQESESRRICC; from the exons ATGACATTAAGAGAGTTAAAAGTTTGTCTTTTGGGG GACACTGGCGTTGGCAAGTCAAGTATTGTTTGGAGATTTGTGGAAGACGGCTTTGACCCAAACATCAACCCGACTATTGG GGCATCTTTTATGACCAAGACAGTGCAATACCAAAATGAGCTGCACAAGTTCCTCATTTGGGACACAGCTGGACAAGAGCGG TTTCGAGCTCTGGCACCAATGTACTACAGAGGCTCTGCAGCGGCAATCATTGTTTATGACATCACAAAAGAG GAATCCTTCCAAACGCTAAAGAACTGGGTCAAGGAGCTGCGTCAACACGGCCCTCCCAATATCGTGGTGGCCATCGCCGGCAACAAATGTGATTTGAACGATGCCAG GGAAGTCTTGGAAAAGGATGCTAAGGACTACGCTGACACCATCCTTGCCATATTTGTCGAGACCAGTGCCAAGAATGCTGTCAACATCAACGAGGTGTTCATTGAAATAA GTAAGCGCATCCCAGTCGCGGACGGAGGTCTGGGAACGTCGGGAAAAGGTTTCAAGCTAGGGCGTCAAGAGTCAGAGTCTCGCAGGATATGTTGCTGA
- the vapb gene encoding vesicle-associated membrane protein-associated protein B/C isoform X1, with the protein MARQEQVLLLEPQHELKFRGPFSDVVTTNLKLANPTERNVCFKVKTTAPRRYCVRPNSGIIDAGTSINVSVMLQPFDYDPNEKNKHKFMVQSMLAPPDMTDMEGVWKEAKPEELMDSKLRCVFEMPTENEKTQHDMDSNKMSSNLLKSDSSSLPSKTISSTLDDGEVKKIMEECKRLQMEAQRLREENKQIREDDGLRMRKSNVISSQHSSAILKKDEGLSARSAALYILFFLVGVIVAKLVL; encoded by the exons ATGGCCAGGCAGGAACAGGTTCTGCTCTTGGAGCCTCAGCACGAACTGAAATTCCGAG GTCCATTCTCTGACGTGGTCACCACCAATCTCAAGCTCGCCAACCCTACAGAGAGGAATGTGTGTTTTAAGGTGAAGACGACCGCCCCACGCCGGTACTGCGTGCGGCCAAATAGCGGAATCATCGATGCAGGCACCTCTATCAATGTCTCGG TCATGCTGCAGCCTTTTGATTACGACCCCAATGAAAAGAACAAACACAAGTTCATGGTTCAGTCCATGCTAGCGCCCCCGGACATGACCGACATGGAGGGTGTG TGGAAGGAGGCAAAGCCAGAGGAACTGATGGACTCCAAGTTGAGGTGTGTTTTTGAGATGCCAACAGAGAATGAAAAAACG CAGCACGACATGGACTCCAACAAGATGTCATCCAACTTGCTCAAGTCCGATTCTTCCTCACTGCCGTCCAAGACCATCAGCTCCACCCTGGATGATGGTGAGGTTAAGAAGATCATGGAGGAGTGCAAGAGGCTCCAGATGGAGGCTCAAAGGCTACGGGAAGAGAACAAACAAATCAGG GAGGACGACGGCCTGCGGATGAGAAAGAGCAACGTGATTTCCTCCCAACACTCTTCGGCCATCCTGAAGAAGGACGAAGGCCTGAGCGCCCGCTCGGCCGCGCTCTACATCCTCTTCTTTTTGGTGGGCGTCATCGTGGCCAAATTGGTCTTGTAG
- the vapb gene encoding vesicle-associated membrane protein-associated protein B/C isoform X2: protein MARQEQVLLLEPQHELKFRGPFSDVVTTNLKLANPTERNVCFKVKTTAPRRYCVRPNSGIIDAGTSINVSVMLQPFDYDPNEKNKHKFMVQSMLAPPDMTDMEGVWKEAKPEELMDSKLRCVFEMPTENEKTHDMDSNKMSSNLLKSDSSSLPSKTISSTLDDGEVKKIMEECKRLQMEAQRLREENKQIREDDGLRMRKSNVISSQHSSAILKKDEGLSARSAALYILFFLVGVIVAKLVL, encoded by the exons ATGGCCAGGCAGGAACAGGTTCTGCTCTTGGAGCCTCAGCACGAACTGAAATTCCGAG GTCCATTCTCTGACGTGGTCACCACCAATCTCAAGCTCGCCAACCCTACAGAGAGGAATGTGTGTTTTAAGGTGAAGACGACCGCCCCACGCCGGTACTGCGTGCGGCCAAATAGCGGAATCATCGATGCAGGCACCTCTATCAATGTCTCGG TCATGCTGCAGCCTTTTGATTACGACCCCAATGAAAAGAACAAACACAAGTTCATGGTTCAGTCCATGCTAGCGCCCCCGGACATGACCGACATGGAGGGTGTG TGGAAGGAGGCAAAGCCAGAGGAACTGATGGACTCCAAGTTGAGGTGTGTTTTTGAGATGCCAACAGAGAATGAAAAAACG CACGACATGGACTCCAACAAGATGTCATCCAACTTGCTCAAGTCCGATTCTTCCTCACTGCCGTCCAAGACCATCAGCTCCACCCTGGATGATGGTGAGGTTAAGAAGATCATGGAGGAGTGCAAGAGGCTCCAGATGGAGGCTCAAAGGCTACGGGAAGAGAACAAACAAATCAGG GAGGACGACGGCCTGCGGATGAGAAAGAGCAACGTGATTTCCTCCCAACACTCTTCGGCCATCCTGAAGAAGGACGAAGGCCTGAGCGCCCGCTCGGCCGCGCTCTACATCCTCTTCTTTTTGGTGGGCGTCATCGTGGCCAAATTGGTCTTGTAG